In Electrophorus electricus isolate fEleEle1 chromosome 6, fEleEle1.pri, whole genome shotgun sequence, a single genomic region encodes these proteins:
- the hmgb3b gene encoding high mobility group protein B3b translates to MAKGDPAKPKGKMSAYAYFVKTCREEHNKKNPGIPVNFSEFSKKCSERWKVMSPKEKTKFDEMAKQDKARYDQEMMNYNPGKRGRKKKDPNAPRRPPSGFFLFCAEHRPSIKSQSPSMSIGDVAKKLGEMWNNLSDSEKQPFLSKATKLKDKYQKDMADYRRKGKTGGGASAGKSKPKDDDDDDDDEDEDEEDDDEDEEEDD, encoded by the exons ATGGCAAAAGGTGACCCAGCAAAGCCGAAGGGCAAAATGTCTGCTTATGCTTACTTTGTAAAGACCTGCCGTGAGGAGCACAACAAGAAGAACCCTGGTATCCCGGTGAATTTTTCAGAGTTCTCCAAGAAATGCTCAGAAAGATGGAAG GTTATGTCTCCAAAAGAGAAAACTAAATTTGATGAAATGGCTAAGCAGGATAAGGCTCGCTATGACCAAGAAATGATGAACTACAACCCAGGCAAAAGGGGCCGTAAGAAGAAGGACCCCAATGCCCCTAGGAGGCCACC GTCGGGTTTTTTCCTGTTCTGTGCTGAGCACAGACCAAGCATCAAGTCCCAAAGCCCCAGCATGAGCATTGGTGATGTAGCCAAGAAGCTCGGCGAAATGTGGAACAATCTCTCCGATTCAGAGAAGCAGCCCTTCCTTTCAAAGGCTACCAAACTCAAGGACAAGTATCAGAAG GACATGGCGGACTACAGGCGTAAGGGCAAAACTGGCGGCGGGGCGTCTGCAGGCAAATCCAAACCCAAGGAcgatgacgacgatgatgatgacgaagacgaggacgaggaagatgatgatgaagacgaggaggaggatgacTAA